From Pseudomonas sp. B21-028, one genomic window encodes:
- a CDS encoding ABC transporter ATP-binding protein, giving the protein MPDLPDGDSEPQRVDRLSWAEIRRLALKHKKALWIANGVAVLATLCSVPIPLLLPLLVDEVLLGRGDAALKVMNHALPTAWQSAAGYIGLMLLVTLTLRCGALLFNVLQARLFARLAKDIVYRIRIRLIERLKRISLGEYESLGSGTVAAHLVTDLDTLDKFVGETLSRFLVAMLTLVGTAGILMWMHWKLALLILLFNPLVIYATVQLGKRVKHLKKLENDSTSRFTQALTETLDAIQEVRAGNRQGFFLGRLGQRAREVRDYAVNSQWKSDASGRASGLLFQFGIDIFRAAAMLTVLFSDLSIGQMLAVFSYLWFMIGPVEQLLNLQYAYYAAGGALSRINELLARADEPQYTGGVDPFKGHDTVGIDIQGLSFGYGEELVLDQLNLSISPGEKVAIVGASGGGKSTLVQLLLGLYTPQSGSIRFGGATQQEIGLDTIRENVAVVLQHPALFNDTVRANLSMGRDCSDEACWRALTIAQLDATVRALPQGLESVVGRSGVRLSGGQRQRLAIARMVLAEPRVVILDEATSALDAATEYNLHQALSRFLNGRTTLIIAHRLSAVKQADRVLVFDGGQIAEDGDHLQLIAEGGLYARLYGHLQQIQQP; this is encoded by the coding sequence GTGCCTGATCTGCCGGATGGCGACTCGGAGCCACAGCGCGTCGATCGATTGAGCTGGGCGGAAATCCGTCGCCTGGCCCTCAAACATAAGAAAGCCCTGTGGATAGCCAACGGCGTGGCCGTGCTGGCGACGCTGTGCAGCGTGCCGATCCCCTTGCTGTTGCCATTGTTGGTGGACGAAGTATTGCTGGGGCGTGGCGACGCCGCCTTGAAGGTGATGAACCACGCCTTGCCGACGGCTTGGCAAAGTGCGGCCGGCTATATCGGGCTGATGCTGCTGGTGACCCTGACCCTTCGATGCGGGGCGTTGCTGTTCAACGTGCTACAGGCACGCTTGTTTGCCAGGCTCGCCAAAGACATTGTCTATCGCATCCGTATCCGCCTGATCGAGCGTCTCAAGCGTATTTCCCTGGGGGAATACGAGAGCCTGGGCAGCGGCACCGTGGCCGCTCATCTGGTCACCGACCTGGACACCCTCGATAAATTCGTTGGCGAAACCCTCAGCCGTTTCCTGGTAGCGATGCTGACGCTGGTGGGCACCGCCGGCATCCTGATGTGGATGCACTGGAAACTGGCGCTGCTGATCCTGTTGTTCAATCCATTGGTGATCTATGCCACGGTGCAGTTGGGCAAGCGGGTCAAGCACCTCAAAAAACTTGAGAACGACAGCACCTCGCGCTTCACCCAGGCCTTGACCGAAACCCTGGACGCGATCCAGGAAGTGCGTGCCGGTAACCGCCAGGGCTTTTTCCTTGGACGCCTGGGCCAGCGCGCCCGGGAGGTGCGCGACTATGCGGTCAATTCCCAGTGGAAAAGCGATGCGTCGGGCCGCGCCAGCGGCTTGCTGTTCCAGTTCGGCATCGACATTTTCCGTGCGGCGGCGATGCTCACCGTGCTGTTTTCCGACCTGTCCATTGGCCAGATGCTGGCGGTGTTCAGCTACCTCTGGTTCATGATCGGTCCCGTGGAACAGCTGTTGAATCTTCAGTACGCCTATTACGCGGCCGGAGGCGCGTTGAGCCGGATCAACGAGCTCCTGGCCCGGGCCGACGAACCGCAGTACACCGGCGGTGTCGACCCGTTCAAGGGCCACGATACCGTGGGCATCGACATCCAGGGCTTGAGCTTCGGTTATGGCGAAGAGCTGGTACTCGACCAGTTGAACCTGTCCATCTCCCCCGGCGAAAAGGTCGCCATCGTTGGCGCCAGCGGTGGCGGCAAGAGCACCCTGGTGCAGCTGTTGTTGGGCCTGTACACGCCGCAGTCGGGCAGCATCCGGTTTGGCGGCGCCACGCAGCAGGAGATCGGCCTGGACACCATCCGCGAAAATGTCGCGGTGGTGCTGCAACATCCTGCTTTGTTCAACGACACGGTGCGGGCCAACCTCTCCATGGGCCGCGACTGCAGTGACGAGGCCTGCTGGCGGGCATTGACCATCGCCCAGCTCGATGCCACGGTGCGCGCGTTGCCCCAGGGGCTGGAGAGCGTGGTCGGGCGTTCCGGGGTGCGGCTGTCCGGCGGGCAGCGTCAACGTCTGGCCATTGCCCGCATGGTTTTGGCCGAGCCGCGGGTGGTGATCCTTGACGAAGCGACCTCCGCGCTGGACGCCGCCACCGAGTACAACCTTCATCAAGCCCTGTCGCGTTTCCTGAACGGGCGCACCACGCTGATCATCGCCCACCGGTTATCCGCCGTGAAACAGGCGGATCGGGTATTGGTGTTCGACGGGGGGCAAATCGCCGAAGACGGCGACCATTTGCAGTTGATTGCCGAGGGTGGACTGTACGCTCGACTCTACGGTCATTTGCAACAGATACAGCAGCCTTGA